A single window of Pseudomonas lijiangensis DNA harbors:
- a CDS encoding ammonium transporter: protein MVNRPIGKSLLALLAVGAFSPLALAAETPVLNTGSTAWMITAAVLVLFMCLPGLALFYGGLVRAKNMLSLFTQCFGIAGLVGVLWIIYGYSMVVDTSNMVEGEVTFNSFVGGLSRVFLAGMTPDSLVGEIPEGVFVTFQMTFAIITPALIAGAFAERMKFSAALLFMAIWFTLVYAPVAHMVWGGAGALMHNWGVLDFAGGTAVHINAGVAALAACLVLGKRKGYQNTPMPAHNLSLTMAGAAMLWVGWFGFNIGSGGGLSGTSGIVMLNTQVGACAGILGWMFTEWFKVGKPSALGLASGALAGLVGITPACAYVGVGGALAIGLLCGVFCYLSVTVLKKRLGYDDSLDVFGLHGVGGMIGAVLTGVFCVPSMGGLVPDVSMGAQVIAQIKGVLFTTVYCFVVSWGILKLVNALIGLRAHESVEEMGLDLAEHNERAYNH, encoded by the coding sequence ATGGTTAATCGTCCTATCGGCAAATCCCTTCTGGCGTTACTGGCAGTCGGCGCTTTTTCTCCTCTGGCCCTGGCGGCCGAAACCCCTGTTCTCAATACCGGCAGCACCGCCTGGATGATCACCGCCGCCGTGCTGGTGCTGTTCATGTGCCTGCCTGGCCTGGCGCTGTTTTATGGCGGTCTGGTGCGGGCCAAGAACATGCTTTCGCTGTTTACCCAGTGTTTTGGCATTGCGGGGCTGGTGGGTGTGTTGTGGATCATCTACGGCTACAGCATGGTGGTCGACACCAGCAACATGGTTGAAGGTGAAGTGACCTTCAACAGCTTTGTCGGCGGCCTGAGCCGTGTCTTTCTGGCGGGCATGACGCCGGACAGTCTGGTGGGCGAGATTCCTGAAGGGGTGTTCGTGACCTTCCAGATGACGTTCGCCATCATCACCCCGGCGCTGATTGCGGGTGCCTTTGCCGAGCGCATGAAGTTCTCGGCGGCACTGCTGTTCATGGCGATCTGGTTCACCCTGGTTTACGCGCCGGTTGCGCACATGGTCTGGGGCGGAGCGGGGGCCTTGATGCATAACTGGGGTGTGCTGGATTTCGCGGGCGGCACCGCGGTGCATATCAATGCCGGTGTTGCGGCACTGGCGGCTTGTCTGGTGCTGGGCAAACGCAAGGGCTATCAGAACACGCCGATGCCTGCGCACAACCTGAGCCTCACCATGGCGGGCGCGGCGATGCTGTGGGTCGGCTGGTTCGGTTTCAACATCGGTTCAGGCGGCGGCCTGAGCGGCACGTCGGGCATTGTCATGCTCAACACCCAGGTAGGCGCTTGCGCCGGTATTCTGGGCTGGATGTTTACCGAGTGGTTCAAGGTCGGCAAGCCCAGCGCACTGGGTCTGGCCAGCGGTGCATTGGCCGGTCTGGTGGGGATTACGCCGGCTTGCGCCTATGTCGGTGTCGGCGGAGCCCTGGCAATCGGCTTGTTGTGTGGCGTGTTCTGCTACCTGAGCGTGACCGTCCTGAAGAAGCGCCTGGGCTATGACGACAGCCTGGACGTATTCGGCTTGCACGGTGTGGGCGGCATGATCGGTGCGGTACTGACCGGTGTGTTCTGTGTACCGTCGATGGGCGGTCTGGTGCCGGATGTGAGCATGGGCGCTCAGGTCATCGCGCAGATCAAGGGCGTGCTGTTCACCACGGTTTATTGCTTCGTGGTCAGTTGGGGGATTCTCAAGCTCGTCAACGCCCTGATCGGCTTGCGTGCTCATGAATCGGTGGAAGAGATGGGGCTGGATCTGGCCGAGCACAATGAGCGTGCCTATAACCATTGA
- a CDS encoding LLM class flavin-dependent oxidoreductase — protein MKFSLFVHMERWDEQVSHRQLFEDLTELTLLAEKGGFSTVWIGEHHAMEYTISPSPMPLLAYLAARTSTIHLGAGTIIAPFWHPLRVAGECALLDVISNGRMEVGLARGAYQVEFDRMAGGMPASEGGKALREMVPVVKALWQGDYAHDGDIWKFPTSTCVPKPVKTPPMWIAARDPDSHNFAVQNGCNVMVTPLMKGDEEVLDLKNKFQAALDNNPSVPRPQLMVLRHTHVHTADEPEGWKVGATAISKFYRTFDAWFGNKQTPVNGFLAPSPEEKFKERPEFELENIRKNTMIGTPEEIIPRIRYYQELGVDEFSFWCDNSLSHAEKKKSLELFIKHVVPAFR, from the coding sequence ATGAAATTTTCGTTGTTCGTGCACATGGAACGCTGGGATGAGCAAGTCAGCCATCGCCAGTTGTTCGAGGACCTGACCGAACTGACGCTGCTGGCCGAAAAAGGCGGATTCAGCACCGTCTGGATCGGCGAACACCATGCAATGGAATACACCATTTCTCCAAGCCCGATGCCGCTGCTGGCCTATCTCGCTGCCAGAACCAGCACTATCCACCTGGGCGCAGGCACTATCATTGCTCCGTTCTGGCACCCGTTGCGGGTAGCCGGCGAATGCGCGCTGCTGGATGTCATCAGCAATGGGCGCATGGAAGTGGGTCTGGCTCGCGGCGCCTATCAGGTCGAGTTCGATCGCATGGCGGGTGGCATGCCAGCCTCTGAAGGCGGCAAGGCCCTTCGTGAAATGGTCCCCGTGGTCAAGGCCCTGTGGCAAGGCGACTATGCGCACGACGGCGATATCTGGAAATTCCCCACCTCCACCTGTGTGCCGAAACCGGTCAAGACGCCACCGATGTGGATCGCCGCCCGCGACCCGGATTCCCACAACTTTGCGGTGCAGAACGGCTGCAACGTGATGGTCACGCCGCTGATGAAAGGCGATGAAGAAGTCCTGGACCTGAAGAACAAGTTCCAGGCCGCGCTGGACAACAACCCAAGCGTCCCTCGCCCGCAACTGATGGTGCTGCGCCACACCCACGTCCATACCGCCGACGAGCCCGAAGGCTGGAAAGTGGGCGCGACCGCGATCTCGAAGTTCTACCGCACTTTCGATGCCTGGTTCGGCAACAAGCAGACACCGGTCAATGGCTTTCTGGCGCCAAGCCCGGAAGAGAAATTCAAGGAGCGCCCGGAGTTCGAGCTGGAAAACATCCGCAAGAACACCATGATCGGCACCCCGGAAGAAATCATTCCGCGCATCCGTTACTACCAGGAGCTTGGGGTCGACGAGTTCAGCTTCTGGTGTGACAACAGCCTGTCACACGCCGAGAAGAAGAAATCGCTGGAACTGTTTATCAAGCATGTAGTGCCAGCGTTTCGTTGA